GAAAATGGCTAAAATATAATTCTGCCTTTTTGTATGCATGACGATAAAACAAATTTCTTTTTTCTGAAAATGTATTATGTTCAAGACTTTGTTTCATTTGTTTGCTTCGCTGTTTGGGTTACGTAAACAACCAAACAGGTTTATCTTATATTGTGGAAATTTCCGTCAAATTCTTTGAGGTCATCTCTTCCTCTGGCATCAaatttcttattatttaaattgCTAGCTCAGTTTTTGGATTTTTTATTTGGTCAGATATGGGTGCAGCTTAGGATATTGATGTATAAATCTATCGGTTGTTAAATGCTCATATTTATCTTCCTCCTTTGGCATTCTCATCTACCCATAGATGAGATGATAAAGCTTTGAGTATTACTAATTTACTTAACTCTTTTCATTGGTGCTTGATAAGATAGCGAGCACAAAGATATTACTTGACCCCCCGCAAAATGAAATAGACGGACACAAATTCTATGCCAGTGAAACGAAATTACATTCTCAACTAATATGCACAAAAATTCAGCATAATTATTTGGATCATTAGGCTGCTCTTGACATGGAACACTTATTTCTGTTGCAAGCAAGCATACAAATGTACATACATCCAACTTCTGGCATGCAGAAAGGACCTTCGTAGATCACATGTTTGGCGTCAAAATCTTGTTtaaattcatgttatttttatacaTGATATGGGGGCTAATATATTACAAGCATATGTAGATTGCAGTGAAGAGGCTAAAAACATGGAGCAGCAAAGCTGAGATGGAATTTGCTGTTGAAATTGAAATTTTGGCAAGAGTAAGGCATCCAAATCTGCTGACCTTACGCGGATACTGTGCCGAAGGAAAAGAGCGTCTCATAGTCTATGACTACATGCCTAACTTGAGCTTGCTGTCGCATCTCCATGGGCAGCAAGCAGCAGGATGCCTTCTCGACTGGGGAAGACGGATGAGTATCGCCATCGGATCAGCCGAAGGGATTGCGTAAGTCTACAAGCTTACATACGCACACACACCTATTACTATCAAACTATCATACCGATGTTTCTTACTTTGCAGCTATCTCCACCACCATGCTACCCCCCACATCATCCACAGAGACATCAAAGCGAGCAATGTTTTGCTGGACTCTGAGTTCCAGGCACGCGTTGCAGATTTTGGGTTCGCAAAGCTGATCCCTGATGGTGCAACGCATGTTACCACAGGAGTGAAAGGCACTCTTGGATATCTCGCACCAGAGTACGCGATGTTGGGGAAGGCCAAAGAAAGCTgtgatgtttacagcttcggGATACTGCTTCTCGAACTTGCAAGCGGAAGAAAGCCTATAGATCAGTCGAGCTTGACATCAAACCACTCGATCGCAGAATGGGCACTTCCACTGGCTCgaaagcaaaggttcaaagaaatTGCGGATCCAAAGCTCAATGGACACTTTGTGAAAGAAGAGTTGCGGAGAATGGTGCTTACTGCTCTCGTCTGTGCTCAGAGCAAGCCTGAGAAGAGACCCATAATGCTTGATGTGGTTGACCTGCTTAAAGGAGTGTCCAAAGAGAAGCTACTGAGTCTGGAAGACAATGAACTGTTCAAGTCAGAATCCGCTGCAGGTTACCAAGGATTGTCCATGTAGCATGGATAGAATTTGAACACTAGATTGATGCATAGATCACAAAATATCGATGTGCTCTTCCTTGGAGTTGGTTTCATGTTTTGATGGGGACGTGCACGCTAGAGATCTGGGCTTTCTTGGGACATTCCTCGTCTCAATTTGTAGTTTGTTCTTGAAACGGTGTTAAGATATATGTGAAATATGTTTACATGTGGTTATGTGTTCTTAAATGAACTTAAGACATAatgtccttaaattataatatccCAGTTTAGAAGAGTACTTAACATCTTCTATCATCAGTCTATCCTAATAGTATATGCTTAAATAAATTAATGAGTCAATCATCATGTTCATTTGCATTGAAATCTCAGAACTGATAGCCATGGGATCTCACCGAGACAAACTGATGATTAAGAACAAGCAAAATTCCCTTCCACATTCTCGTGATGAAGGATTTGGTCAAGATGCAAGAAGAGAGATCCATGCCAAACTCCAACACATCAGTTTAatctaatatattataaatgTATATATTACATAACATCAATGTGTTTAGAGGTTCAACCTTGCTTAAACAGTAAAAGACTACTAAGACCTACTAATCAGATGTTTAGACTGATTTCTCGAGCAACTAGTGTATCCTAGAAGACATCCGGATGGAAGCGTCCTGGAATGGAACTGCCTTGCTGAGCCTGCCTCAGATGCATAGAGAGGGCATAGTTATTGATCTGCCAaccaacaaacaaaaaaaaagccaAGGATTTTCGGTGATGTGGAACCTTTTCATGGCAATCAAAAACACAAAGGAATCAGCACAACTGAGTACCTCTAGCGTTCGAACTTGCTCCTGGTATTGGGAGACGAGTTGCTTCAGATGCTGCAACTCTTGGCTTTTCTCTTCGTATTCTTTCTGACGATCATGCTGGATGGCAACTGCACGCTTCAGAACACTGTTTTCTCGAAGCAGCACTTCAACTTGTTCTTTTAGCACCATATTCTCCTGTTTCAAATTCAAACgaaaagaaacaagaaacaaaTTAATCTCTACCTTTTCAAAAATTGAGGTCCCAAACGACTAAAAGAATACTCCTGCAAATGACTGGTATTTTTAATAAAGAAACAAGTACACTCATGTCATTTTCCATGTCTCTATGTGGTCACAATGTTAGAGAGAAGCCTAAGGTACCTTGTGCAGATTTTCTATCACCTCAGCACCAGCACGAGCCATGATGGACTTCTCTAAAAACTCAAGTGCTCTGGAAGCACGAGTTCTAGCATCATCTATATCGGCAGCACTCATCATCTCTCTCACAAATAGCTCTACCCATTCAGAACCATCTGTTGGAAGAGCATCCACATTTGGTAGACCTATAGCAGCAGCAGAATCAACACCATTTGCTTTCATGGTACCTGCCAAGCACACAAATACATAGGCATATATAAATGGTCTAGAATTCTGTGGTTCCAAAGTTGTTATTCACAAATTATCAGAAAGTAGGAAAAGAGAAAAACGGCTAAAGGTATTTTCCAGAAAATAAATCTTGGAGGGACAacaaaaataaacaaaacaacaacaaaaaaagctCATCCAGCCTACATTGCATTCTTtgaattattcatgaattatttcCAGAATTATTATGTTCGCGAATTGTTTCCAGAAAGCTATTGTCCATATGCAGTTGGTTCCTATACCCAGGTcaaattatgttttttgtttttaCTTGTAACACAGAGGTCATCTTGATGCTGGACCATTTAAATTTGCTTCTGGTTTCCAAATCATGGATGGAATATAACTTAGAACACCATAGAAATTAAACCTGGAGATTTGAGTGACCTGCACCAAACTACAGATTCTCTACGACTTTTTAACATTACCTTTGGAGATATAGACATAAGAACCATTACAAGAAAATATGATATCAGAAAATACTGAAACAACTTGAACGGATTATTAAAACTTTGGAATCATCTTCATCCCATTAGAAAATTTGAGGTCA
The DNA window shown above is from Musa acuminata AAA Group cultivar baxijiao chromosome BXJ2-4, Cavendish_Baxijiao_AAA, whole genome shotgun sequence and carries:
- the LOC103983196 gene encoding uncharacterized protein LOC103983196, producing MSAVVCGKRSSSIFDELLHANTPPASKRVRCASSPTTSLRVSPSRASPSFDLNDGDLIAAYLARLRSLFPDMDQQLLERTLEVSGNDLDSAIKSLNDLRLGAADFNLVSGVSKSENGAEMNVQLPTEGTMKANGVDSAAAIGLPNVDALPTDGSEWVELFVREMMSAADIDDARTRASRALEFLEKSIMARAGAEVIENLHKENMVLKEQVEVLLRENSVLKRAVAIQHDRQKEYEEKSQELQHLKQLVSQYQEQVRTLEINNYALSMHLRQAQQGSSIPGRFHPDVF
- the LOC135610780 gene encoding PTI1-like tyrosine-protein kinase At3g15890 encodes the protein MPYPLASLHSDSKISKRIVDRQGRMAFGSLFCCGRSSDGREPGKKEAPTWRVFSLKELHSATNNFNYDNKLGEGGFGSVYWGQLWDGSQIAVKRLKTWSSKAEMEFAVEIEILARVRHPNLLTLRGYCAEGKERLIVYDYMPNLSLLSHLHGQQAAGCLLDWGRRMSIAIGSAEGIAYLHHHATPHIIHRDIKASNVLLDSEFQARVADFGFAKLIPDGATHVTTGVKGTLGYLAPEYAMLGKAKESCDVYSFGILLLELASGRKPIDQSSLTSNHSIAEWALPLARKQRFKEIADPKLNGHFVKEELRRMVLTALVCAQSKPEKRPIMLDVVDLLKGVSKEKLLSLEDNELFKSESAAGYQGLSM